GATTCTTGGAATCCAGGATACCTTTCTGGAGGAGGACAGCATGCTGGTCTTCGCCGTGCTGGTCGACCGGAACGGCTACCTGCCGACGCACAACAGCCGCTACTCCCTGCCCCTGACTGGCGACCCGGAGAAGGACAAGCTGGGCAACCGCACCAAGCGGTTGTTCAACGACGAAACGGGTCTGCCGGCGGCCCGCTACGACGGCAAGGACGGCAACAAGATTCTCCGTCAGGTCTACAAGCGGGATACCGGCGAGACGATGTGGGACATCACGGCACCGGTCTACGTCAAGGGGAAGCACTGGGGCGGCTTCCGCATCGGCTTCTCCATC
The window above is part of the Desulfuromonadales bacterium genome. Proteins encoded here:
- a CDS encoding HAMP domain-containing protein, whose product is MFSWISKRISMKIVVSLIVVLAVILGGFTYFLVEDRARVLQEMMLTKARTLALTGAKSMAQVLTEAIDSGQLSEAQVFDTDYRPIIEGPLAGAAIPKYHTAYDEYLDRRILGIQDTFLEEDSMLVFAVLVDRNGYLPTHNSRYSLPLTGDPEKDKLGNRTKRLFNDETGLPAARYDGKDGNKILRQVYKRDTGETMWDITAPVYVKGKHWGGFRIGFSI